The following nucleotide sequence is from Aedes aegypti strain LVP_AGWG chromosome 3, AaegL5.0 Primary Assembly, whole genome shotgun sequence.
AGATAGTCCACCGTGATCCATTGCCCTTGGAAGGTGGTAGCTTCCTGAGTTTCGTCTCCAATGTTGTGTCTGTAGGCGGATGTGAATTTAAACCGATGCTTCAGAGCACCCTGGTTGAAGTATGGGCTGTTCTGCTCATCGTCTGGGCTTGGGGTCCGGGCTTTTGGTTCCTTGCTGGAATGATGTAACTGTAAAGAGGAATCGATTAACTGGAATGGGTTCACAATACGTCATGGATTACTAACTCGAGTGGATTTCTCCTCTTCTTCCTCCATTCGATCCAGGTGAGTTTCGTGACGACAGTCATCGGTGATTCCTAGCTTTTTCGGGAGTAACACCTTTCCAAAGGACGAGCCTCCGGGAATCGGTTCCAGCGTGTTGGTGGAAAGGTTTTCATACTGTAAAAATCCCGTCGTCAAAAGCACATACGGAGCAGTGTAAGGCTGAAGGTTGAAATCTCCACACAGAATAGTGGGTGCATATCTGGGTGTGCCATTCTCCATCCGACTGAGAAACGCCAAACGGTCCAACTCGGCCAGTAGGACCTGTACTTGGGCCAATCGGATATCCTGCCGCCGTGGATTATACAGAAGATGTGTTGTGGCCACTACCAAACACTGGCTTGGGTTGGATTTCACCCTGAATTTCGCAATAATGGCCACATTTTCACGGTCCAAGCGCtgtaatttgaataaatttataattcattAGATGGATTATACACAATCAATGGATCTTactaagccgagtggttagagtccgcggctacaaagcaaagctatgctgaaggtgtctgggttggaTTCCCgttcgatccaggatcttttcgtaatggaaatttccttgacttccctgggcatagagtataatcgtacctgccacacgatatacgaatgcgaaaatgccaACCTTGGCAAacgaagctctcagttaataactgtggaagtactctttgaacactaagctgagaagcaagctttgccccagtgaggacgtaataccaagaagaagaatctgaTGACCTAAGTCATAGGACCTTCAATAATTCGAAATCGTACTATTTCATGCGTTAAATACCAGACGTATTTTCAGCCTAATTCTCTATGGactatttccacattttttaaAAGTCGCCGCAAGACCCTGCATACCCGAAAACATACCTTCACACTCGGTTGATAGTACTCGACGTCATGATAATCCACCAGCTCGAACATGTCCCGGCGGTAGTAAATCGCGCACCCATCGGTCTTCTCCCCAGTTCGCTTCTTGAAAATCATTTCGTACCGAAAGTTGGCCAATCCACTGCTGAACTGGTCCTTGTGGTTGTCCTGCATTTCTTGCAGACACAGAATATCCGGCCGGACAAGATTGATTTCGGCCAGCAGCCGGTCGTAACGATGAGGCCAGGAAAGCGTGACCTGGTCGTGCTGATCGTACAGATCCTCGTGCATTTCCAGCAGGTCCTGAGCCAACATGTTGTAGCTCATCAGGGTGAACTGGACATCGTCCGGATCGCGACGTACCGCCGAGGGAAGCGTTTTCCACTTGCGGCACGTTTCGGACATCTTCTTTTGGCGAGCGTAGCGTTGAAAAATCCTGTTCACCGGACTGCCCCCGGCCGACGATTCCGGGCTGCTGGACTGCTGTTGCAGGGAATTCGCACGGGACATACGCTTGAAGCTACCGCCCTGCTGCGAGGCCGCTGTCCTGGCCAGGGAAGGCGGAAAGGGCGGTGCTTGTAGAAGTGCAGAACAAGTGAAGGGATATCTGAGCAGACGTGTCATGAAACTGTTACATAGATGAAAGTTGTTTGATTGCAGCTGTACACACATTACCTCTTATATAATGGCCCGTGTAAAAGAGCAAAGTGTAAACGATCGGCCGTTGGTTGAAACTAAACAGAACAAGTTTGTTTTACTAATAGGCCTTACCTTATTCGAAAAGCCACTACGAATCTACAGCGAGGGTCACCGAggtaaagttttttttcagtttctggAGTCTAATAGTCTTGTAAATTTGCAATGAAAACACTTCCGTGGAAACAATCACTAGTCAATCGTAAAATCGAACATTTTGTCCACGAAAACTACACGAAATACAATATAATTTTGAGAATATCACAAATTCCTGCGTAATCCTGTAAGCTTCTGGCGGACctgaacaaaaatattttcagtcgCAAT
It contains:
- the LOC5576226 gene encoding protein angel homolog 2 isoform X1 gives rise to the protein MTRLLRYPFTCSALLQAPPFPPSLARTAASQQGGSFKRMSRANSLQQQSSSPESSAGGSPVNRIFQRYARQKKMSETCRKWKTLPSAVRRDPDDVQFTLMSYNMLAQDLLEMHEDLYDQHDQVTLSWPHRYDRLLAEINLVRPDILCLQEMQDNHKDQFSSGLANFRYEMIFKKRTGEKTDGCAIYYRRDMFELVDYHDVEYYQPSVKRLDRENVAIIAKFRVKSNPSQCLVVATTHLLYNPRRQDIRLAQVQVLLAELDRLAFLSRMENGTPRYAPTILCGDFNLQPYTAPYVLLTTGFLQYENLSTNTLEPIPGGSSFGKVLLPKKLGITDDCRHETHLDRMEEEEEKSTRLHHSSKEPKARTPSPDDEQNSPYFNQGALKHRFKFTSAYRHNIGDETQEATTFQGQWITVDYLFYTKFQCTNENRLTENNLKLIATYALPTVKQAREIYTIPNMYFGSDHFALAGRFLLKAHKEPSL
- the LOC5576226 gene encoding protein angel homolog 2 isoform X2; its protein translation is MSRANSLQQQSSSPESSAGGSPVNRIFQRYARQKKMSETCRKWKTLPSAVRRDPDDVQFTLMSYNMLAQDLLEMHEDLYDQHDQVTLSWPHRYDRLLAEINLVRPDILCLQEMQDNHKDQFSSGLANFRYEMIFKKRTGEKTDGCAIYYRRDMFELVDYHDVEYYQPSVKRLDRENVAIIAKFRVKSNPSQCLVVATTHLLYNPRRQDIRLAQVQVLLAELDRLAFLSRMENGTPRYAPTILCGDFNLQPYTAPYVLLTTGFLQYENLSTNTLEPIPGGSSFGKVLLPKKLGITDDCRHETHLDRMEEEEEKSTRLHHSSKEPKARTPSPDDEQNSPYFNQGALKHRFKFTSAYRHNIGDETQEATTFQGQWITVDYLFYTKFQCTNENRLTENNLKLIATYALPTVKQAREIYTIPNMYFGSDHFALAGRFLLKAHKEPSL